Proteins encoded together in one Penicillium digitatum chromosome 1, complete sequence window:
- a CDS encoding N-acetylglucosamine-induced protein 1: MRGLVRPTEFPTFWGYDFPDFVCYTRTSRPTWLIGLMFQNHQKMPEVPAVPAFNLTELDYKLLAMTDEEFIYHDWEDLKSIIARNDLGALKRKPSDLRRYLAWTQETKTQYGTIMNYICQQRLKWHLPVNTGGTESAVDQQSGTLVTFKNPRPFADPEDYKILRNDWPYGLTPGISHLVVWLRTPIPVQSGEGHLTDESRAMINGFVRKTFVDRLAKDPQNFSDPDSHVLWFKNWVGLQSVRALEHVHILVRDVPEDILFEWINE; encoded by the exons ATGAGGGGGCTAGTCCGCCCAACGGAATTTCCCACCTTTTGGGGTTACGATTTCCCCGACTTCGTGTGTTATACTCGGACTTCTCGTCCAACTTGGTTGATTGGG TTGATGTTTCAAAATCATCAAAAAATGCCCGAAGTACCAGCAGTCCCTGCTTTTAATCTAACGGAATTGGACTACAAGCTCCTGGCCATGACCGATGAGGAATTCATATACCACGACTGGGAAGACCTGAAAAGTATCATCG CGCGAAATGATCTCGGTGCTCTGAAGCGGAAGCCTTCCGATCTCCGTCGATACCTGGCCTGGACACAAGAGACCAAAACCCAGTATGGCACGATCATGAATTATATCTGCCAACAACGATTAAAGTGGCATTTACCGGTAAATACTGGCGGCACTGAATCCGCGGTTGACCAGCAGAGTGGAACCCTGGTGACCTTCAAGAACCCGCGTCCCTTTGCCGATCCCGAGGACTACAAGATCCTCCGCAATGACTGGCCCTATGGCCTCACTCCCGGAATTTCACATCTGGTTGTGTGGCTGCGGACTCCCATCCCTGTACAATCTGGTGAGGGCCATCTGACCGATGAATCTCGTGCAATGATCAACGGGTTTGTTCGAAAGACTTTTGTCGATCGTTTGGCCAAGGATCCTCAAAATTTCTCAGACCCTGACTCCCATGTGCTGTGGTTTAAGAATTGGGTTGGTTTACAGAGTGTGAGGGCATTGGAGCATGTCCACATTTTGGTTCGTGATGTTCCTGAGGATATCCTATTTGAATGGATAAACGAGTGA
- a CDS encoding Serine/threonine-protein kinase RIO1, with protein MASNENPAQAAGIADGLAPSHTYVPNEGYVNPDIADSAEAGQDLLDEEGEYEEDEFYDDIFDEELDREDLLSSDNSDLTKAYNRQRRINDLAGDSNVPRWTYPKTNTQKPTVNTSAFVDDQVKSLTRHAAKIKLDDQQAGISGRTDKGGDKADRATSEQVLDPRTRMLLLQMINRGLVSEIHGCLSTGKEANVYHAMSISQEDEDAAPLHRAIKVYKTSILVFKDRDKYVTGEFRFRQGYNKSNNRAMVKLWAEKEMRNLRRIYAASIPCPEPIYLRLHVLVMGFIGSSKGLGAPRLKDVEFSIPEPETRWRALYIELLGYMRVMYQTCRLVHADLSEYNILYHKERLYIIDVSQSVEHDHPRSLEFLRMDIKNVSDFFRRKKILTLPERTLFQFIISPEGPLDGTAGNEEMTSAIEKLLVAREEGDDEQQEAEDVDTAVFRQQYIPQTLEQVYDIERDAERIRDGQGSDLIYGDLLAGGKKKATATDAVEEDAESDASGGVSVSGSDSDEEEVDPFAPKPPRGKRFEDKDSKRDHKAKVKEEKREQRANKMPKHMKKKLVSGSSRKKK; from the coding sequence ATGGCTTCAAATGAGAATCCTGCCCAGGCAGCTGGCATTGCCGATGGCCTCGCGCCGTCGCATACATATGTGCCAAATGAAGGCTACGTGAACCCTGATATTGCAGACTCCGCCGAGGCGGGGCAAGATCTGCTCGATGAAGAGGGAGAGtacgaagaagatgagttCTACGACGACATTTTCGACGAGGAATTGGATCGTGAAGATCTTTTGTCTTCTGATAACTCCGATCTTACCAAAGCATACAACCGCCAACGCAGAATCAATGACCTCGCCGGCGACTCCAATGTGCCGAGATGGACATACCCCAAGACGAACACCCAGAAGCCTACCGTAAACACCTCTGCATTTGTCGATGACCAGGTCAAGTCGCTCACTCGTCATGCCGCAAAGATCAAGCTGGATGACCAACAGGCCGGCATTTCGGGGCGCACCGACAAGGGTGGAGATAAGGCAGACCGAGCCACATCAGAACAAGTATTGGATCCCCGTACGCGCATGCTTCTGCTGCAGATGATCAACCGAGGCCTCGTCTCAGAAATCCATGGATGTTTATCGACCGGAAAGGAAGCGAATGTCTACCATGCCATGTCCATCTCGcaggaagacgaggatgcTGCTCCACTACACCGTGCGATCAAGGTCTACAAGACAAGTATCTTGGTATTCAAGGATCGTGATAAGTACGTGACTGGAGAGTTCCGGTTCCGTCAAGGATACAACAAGAGCAACAACCGGGCCATGGTCAAACTTTGGGCCGAGAAGGAGATGCGAAACCTGCGAAGAATCTATGCCGCCAGTATCCCCTGCCCCGAACCTATCTACCTTCGTCTGCATGTACTTGTTATGGGATTCATTGGTAGCTCAAAGGGTCTGGGCGCACCACGCCTCAAGGATGTGGAATTCAGTATCCCTGAACCCGAGACTCGCTGGCGCGCACTGTATATCGAATTGTTGGGCTATATGCGTGTTATGTACCAGACCTGTCGTCTGGTGCACGCTGATCTGAGCGAGTACAACATCCTGTATCATAAGGAACGCCTGTACATCATCGATGTCAGTCAAAGTGTTGAGCATGACCACCCGCGCAGTCTGGAATTCCTGCGCATGGATATCAAGAACGTCAGCGACTTCTTCCGCCGAAAGAAAATTCTCACCCTTCCCGAGCGGACTCTGTTCCAGTTCATCATCTCCCCAGAAGGACCCCTTGATGGGACCGCTGGCAATGAGGAGATGACAAGTGCCATCGAAAAGCTTCTCGTTGCCCGTGAGGAGGGTGACGATGAGCAGCAGGAGGCTGAGGACGTCGACACCGCTGTCTTCCGTCAACAATATATTCCCCAGACCCTAGAGCAGGTGTATGATATCGAGCGTGATGCCGAACGCATTCGCGATGGTCAAGGCTCTGACCTGATTTACGGTGACCTCTTGGCCGGCGGCAAAAAGAAGGCCACTGCCACTGATGCCGTTGAGGAAGATGCAGAGTCTGATGCAAGCGGCGGTGTCTCTGTCTCAGGGTCCGACTCAGACGAGGAAGAAGTAGACCCGTTCGCGCCGAAGCCGCCACGAGGCAAGCGTTTTGAAGACAAAGACTCCAAGCGCGACCACAAGGCAAAGGTGAAGGAGGAGAAGCGTGAGCAGCGGGCGAACAAGATGCCGAAGCacatgaagaagaagcttgTTTCTGGATCTtcgagaaagaagaaatag
- a CDS encoding Arginyl-tRNA synthetase, with protein MSAASLPASVEALSLQSTAQKSQFAGCFPTLNPMDVYRQHIAEELSKATDIDAQKIYARIAWTSTLDKGDLSLPVASLQIKQNPVELAKELVSKFPASDLIHPPTQLGPHIQFFCKRQPLTSNVLGRILKEKAAYGTNGNQGLKDPSDPSKGQKKIIIEFSSPNIAKPFHAGHLRSTIIGGFLANIYTVMGWKVIKMNYLGDWGKQYGLLANGFKEFGNDEALNRDPINHLFDVYVKINRQVSEQDGPIKELKEQIKANKEKNEDVAELEAQLAKLVDVSEDEKARRYFKSMEDGNPDALALWRKFRDLSIEKYKQTYARLNIDFDVYSGESQIKSESMTDAYKLMEKAGVSEKSEGAVIVDFTKHGAKKLGKAIIVRKDGTPLYLTRDIGAITERDNEYHFDKMIYVVAAQQDLHLAQLFKVTELMGHKDLASRCQHINFGMVRGMSTRKGTVKFLDDILHDVGDKMHEVMKKNEVKYSQVEDPVKTADILGITSVMVQDMTGKRINGYEFNLDAMTSFEGDTGPYLQYAHARLCSMTRKSELDVDELVNANFDILTEQHAVDLVRLLAQWPDVLLQTAKTLEPITVLSYLFRMTHMLSSSYDVLKVIGSEPDVKQARMALYASARQVLNNGMRVLGLSPVERM; from the exons ATGTCCGCAGCTTCCCTTCCCGCCTCTGTTGAGGCTTTGTCCCTCCAATCCACGGCACAGAAGTCTCAGTTCGCCGGCTGCTTCCCGACACTGAACCCAATGGATGTCTACCGCCAGCACATCGCGGAGGAGTTGAGCAAAGCCACTGATATCGATGCTCAAAAGATCTACGCGCGCATTGCCTGGACCAGTACTTTGGACAAGGGTGACCTTTCATTGCCG GTGGCTTCTCTTCAGATCAAGCAAAACCCCGTGGAGCTTGCCAAGGAACTTGTCTCCAAGTTCCCCGCCTCCGACCTTATCCACCCCCCAACTCAACTTGGTCCTCACATCCAGTTCTTCTGCAAACGTCAGCCATTGACCAGCAATGTTCTTGGCCGTATCCTGAAGGAGAAGGCTGCCTATGGAACGAACGGTAACCAGGGTCTCAAGGACCCCTCCGACCCCTCCAAGGGCCAGAAGAAGATCATCATCGAGTTCTCGTCGCCCAACATCGCCAAGCCCTTCCACGCTGGTCATCTGCGCAGTACCATCATCGGTGGTTTCCTCGCCAATATCTATACTGTTATGGGATGGAAAGTCATCAAGATGAACTACCTGGGTGACTGGGGTAAGCAGTATGGTCTGCTGGCTAACGGCTTCAAGGAATTCGGCAATGATGAAGCCCTCAACCGGGACCCCATCAACCATCTTTTCGATGTCTACGTCAAGATCAACCGTCAGGTCAGCGAACAGGATGGACCTATCAAGGAGCTGAAGGAACAGATTAAGGCgaacaaggagaagaacgAGGATGTTGCTGAGCTCGAAGCACAGCTTGCCAAGCTTGTGGACGTGAGCGAGGATGAGAAAGCTCGTCGCTACTTCAAGAGTATGGAGGACGGTAACCCGGATGCTCTTGCTCTCTGGCGCAAGTTCCGTGATCTTAGTATTGAGAAGTACAAGCAGACCTACGCCCGTCTCAACATCGACTTCGATGTTTACTCCGGTGAATCTCAGATCAAGTCTGAGAGCATGACCGATGCCTATAAGCTTATGGAGAAGGCTGGTGTCTCCGAGAAGTCTGAGGGTGCTGTTATTGTGGACTTCACCAAGCAtggtgccaagaagctcggTAAGGCCATCATTGTCCGTAAGGATGGCACTCCTCTCTACCTGACCCGTGATATCGgtgccatcaccgagcgcGATAACGAGTACCACTTCGACAAGATGATCTACGTTGTTGCCGCCCAGCAGGATCTCCACTTGGCTCAGCTCTTCAAAGTCACTGAACTCATGGGCCACAAGGACCTGGCCTCTCGTTGCCAGCACATTAATTTTGGTATGGTCCGTGGTATGAGTACTCGTAAGGGTACCGTCAAGTTCTTGGATGACATCCTCCACGATGTCGGTGACAAGATGCATgaggtcatgaagaagaaTGAAGTGAAGTACTCACAGGTCGAGGATCCCGTGAAGACTGCCGATATTCTGGGTATTACCTCCGTCATGGTGCAAGATATGACTGGCAAGCG CATTAACGGCTACGAGTTCAACCTGGATGCCATGACATCCTTCGAGGGTGACACCGGCCCATACCTGCAGTACGCTCACGCTCGTCTGTGCTCGATGACCCGCAAGTCTGAATTGGATGTTGATGAGCTGGTCAACGCCAACTTCGATATCTTGACCGAGCAGCACGCCGTTGATTTAGTCCGCCTTCTGGCCCAATGGCCTGACGTCCTTCTTCAGACTGCCAAGACTCTTGAGCCCATCACTGTCCTCAGTTATCTGTTCCGCATGACACACATGTTGAGCTCTAGCTACGATGTGCTCAAGGTGATCGGTAGCGAGCCAGATGTTAAGCAGGCACGTATGGCGTTGTATGCCTCGGCCCGACAAGTTCTGAACAACGGCATGCGCGTTCTTGGTCTTAGCCCTGTTGAGCG CATGTAA
- a CDS encoding putative transporter codes for MDSKAGSMDPNIDPSLTSQLGQLVGFPLEIKTEPDLASTAPTRITTGLPDASSWPYDDCWHSTRPIEPAFWAPNSKLCDCPEHSETTWPAEHAVLFIPDCAKRCPYCPWKTEKSAKAGNPAPMLRRHMRQYHLKEHRDDYPGITVDPLRVSLKREYVGYELTQGGRPTLEKNTQEA; via the exons ATGGATTCCAAGGCGGGTTCGATGGACCCAAATATCGATCCCAGTCTAACTTCCCAGCTTGGTCAGCTGGTGGGTTTTCCGTTGGAAATCAAAACCGAGCCCGATTTGGCCTCGACTGCCCCGACTCGCATCACGACTGGTTTGCCGGATGCGTCTTCGTGGCCGTATGACGATTGTTGGCATAGCACCCGCCCCATTGAGCCTGCTTTCTGGGC TCCCAATTCCAAGCTTTGCGACTGCCCCGAGCACTCTGAAACCACTTGGCCAGCCGAGCATGCTGTTCTT TTCATTCCTGACTGTGCAAAGCGATGCCCTTACTGCCCGTGGAAGACTGAAAAGTCGGCAAAGGCTGGAAACCCGGCACCCATGTTGCGTCGACACATGCGCCAGTATCATCTG AAGGAACATCGCGATGACTATCCAGGTATTACTGTTGATCCGCTTCGTGT GTCTCTGAAGAGGGAGTA CGTCGGTTATGAACTCACCCAAGGCGGTCGACCTACACTCGAGAAGAACACGCAAGAGGCATAG
- a CDS encoding NADH-cytochrome b5 reductase, whose product MSLATIGTALAPSALLIAGVYAIKPEFVTYAIAVAGILAGYLVFSNKPRKVLNPTEFQNFVLKEKNEISHNVAIYRFALPRSTDILGLPIGQHISLAATIAGQPKEVVRSYTPISSDNEAGYFDLLVKAYPQGNISKYLTELKIGDKMKVRGPKGAMVYTPNMCRHIGMISGGTGITPMLQVIKAIIRNRPRNGGNDTTKVDLIFANVNPEDILLKDQLEALEKEDDGFRVYYVLNNPPEGWTGGVGFVTPDMIKERLPAPAADVKIFLCGPPPMISAMKKSTEALGYTKARPVSKLEDQVFCF is encoded by the exons ATGAG TCTCGCCACCATCGGCACGGCCCTTGCGCCCTCGGCCCTGCTCATCGCGGGTGTTTACGCCATTAAGCCCGAGTTTGTGACTTATGCAATCGCCGTGGCTGGAATTCTAGCCGGTTACTTGGTTTTCAGCAACA AGCCTCGTAAGGTGTTGAACCCCACCGAATTCCAGAACTTCGTCCTCAAGGAAAAGAATGAGATCTCCCACAATGTTGCTATCTACCGTTTTGCCCTCCCCCGTTCCACCGACATTCTCGGCCTCCCCATCGGTCAGCACATCTCTCTCGCCGCCACCATCGCCGGTCAGCCCAAGGAGGTTGTTCGCTCTTATACCCCCATCTCCTCCGACAATGAGGCCGGCTACTTTGATCTGCTCGTCAAGGCTTATCCCCAGGGTAACATCTCCAAGTATCTTACCGAGCTGAAGATCGGCGATAAAATGAAGGTCCGCGGTCCCAAGGGTGCCATGGTCTACACCCCCAACATGTGCCGTCACATCGGTATGATCTCCGGTGGTACTGGTATCACTCCTATGCTGCAGGTCATCAAGGCTATCATCCGTAACCGTCCTCGCAACGGTGGCAACGACACCACCAAGGTTGACCTGATCTTCGCCAACGTCAACCCCGAGGATATCTTGCTCAAGGACCAGCTCGAGGcgctggagaaggaggacgATGGATTCCGCGTGTACTACGTTCTTAACAACCCTCCCGAGGGCTGGACCGGCGGTGTCGGCTTTGTCACCCCCGACATGATCAAG GAGCGTCTGCCCGCCCCCGCTGCCGATGTCAAGATCTTCCTCTGCGGTCCCCCTCCCATGATCAGTGCCATGAAGAAGTCCACTGAGGCTCTTGGATACACCAAGGCGCGCCCCGTCAGCAAGTTAGAGGACCAGGTCTTCTGCTTCTAA
- a CDS encoding Chromosome segregation protein SudA, putative: MYVKQIIIQGFKSYKDQTVIEPFSPKHNVIVGRNGSGKSNFFAAIRFVLSDAYTHLGREERQALLHEGSGSAVMSAYVEIIFDNSDDRFPTGKPEVVLRRTIGIKKDEYTLDRKNATKNDVMNLLESAGFSRSNPYYIVPQGRVTALTNMKDSERLVLLKEVAGTQVYEARRSESLKIMNETNNKRAKIDELLDYINERLAELEEEKDELRSYQEKDKERRCLEYTIYSLEQQEIGKVLNEIEERRQNGVEDADNNRDQFVEGEKAMAQIDAEIAECRQQIEFLKVDKAQLEDERREASKTLAQNELQAKSLSDNQAAAQALKSRYDSDLSSVQTAISEREAEHREILPRFNALKNQEDTIKSQLTDAETSRQRLYAKQGRNSRFKNKSERDKWLNMEVRESHNSINTVQGVISQTQEDIQDLEGEIAALEPETERLRQQIDGRGDTMHNVDQQVQDAKDERDRLMDQRKELWREEAKLDSVLSNASQEVDRAERNLSQMMDNNTSRGTAAVRRIKHQHNLEGVYGTLAELFDVNDRYRTAVEVTAGQSLFHYVVDTDETATAVLEILQKEKAGRVTFMPLNRLRPRPMNMPRASDTIPMIDKLQYDPAYDRAFQHVFGKTIICPNLQVASQYARSHGVNAITPEGDRSDKRGALTGGYHDSRQSRLDAVKSLAKWRDEYETKRNRGTEIRKELEKLDQMITKAVGELQKLEQQRHQVQNSNGPLRHELRAKRDLLQNKNDTLDAKRRALRNVESNLAALNDQVNAFQTELSSPFQKALTSEEEARLETLSSTVQDLRRQYQELSGQRSELEARKSVLEVELRENLNPRLDQLLNRDIDIADEEVQGNLKETQREVKRIGQALEKLNARIHKVDTSIEEGNARVMDLQQRNAETRREIEDLARSIEKHQRRMEKSMQKKAALTKQGAECAANIRSLGVLPDEAFTKYQNTDSNTVVKKLHKTNEALKKYSHVNKKAFEQYNSFTKQRETLTARRSELDASQKSIDDLISVLDQRKDEAIERTFKQVSREFHNVFEKLVPAGRGRLIIQRKTDRATRLDDDVDSDDEEARQSVENYVGVGISVSFNSKHDDQQRIQQLSGGQKSLCALALVFAIQACDPAPFYLFDEIDANLDAQYRTAVAQMLKSISDSTNGQFICTTFRPEMLHVAEKCYGVSFRQKASTIDVVSREEALKFVEEQKT, translated from the exons ATGTATGTGAAGCAGATCATTATCCAAGGCTTCAAGAG CTACAAAGATCAAACGGTCATCGAGCCATTCTCCCCCAAACACAACGTCATTGTCGGCCGCAATGGTTCCGGGAAGAGTAACTTCTTCGCGGCTATTCGCTTCGTCCTCAGCGATGCCTACACTCATCTCGGTAGGGAGGAGCGCCAAGCTCTTTTGCAC GAAGGTTCTGGTTCAGCTGTGATGTCCGCCTATGTCGAAATTATCTTCGACAACTCCGACGATCGATTCCCTACCGGCAAGCCTGAGGTCGTCCTGCGTCGTACTATTGGTATTAAGAAGGACGAATATACCCTCGACCGCAAGAATGCCACCAAGAACGATGTTATGAACCTGCTTGAGTCGGCTGGTTTCTCTCGCTCCAACCCTTACTACATTGTTCCCCAAGGCCGAGTGACTGCCTTGACCAACATGAAAGACTCCGAGCGCCTGGTTCTACTTAAGGAAGTTGCTGGCACTCAGGTCTACGAAGCTCGTCGTTCGGAGTCTTTGAAAATTATGAATGAGACCAACAACAAGCGCGCCAAGATTGATGAACTTCTTGACTATATTAATGAACGTCTTGCCGAactcgaagaagaaaaggatgAGCTTCGGAGCTACCAGGAGAAAGACAAGGAGCGCCGCTGTCTAGAGTACACCATTTACTCCCTTGAACAACAGGAGATTGGTAAGGTTCTGAATGAGATCGAAGAGCGACGACAGAACGGCGTTGAGGATGCCGACAACAATCGCGATCAATTCGTTGAAGGCGAGAAGGCTATGGCTCAGATCGATGCTGAGATTGCGGAGTGCCGGCAACAGATTGAGTTCTTGAAGGTTGACAAGGCTCAATTGGAGGACGAACGTCGTGAAGCATCTAAGACTCTGGCCCAAAATGAATTGCAGGCCAAGTCTCTTTCTGACAACCAGGCTGCCGCACAAGCACTGAAATCTCGCTACGACTCCGACCTTAGCTCTGTTCAGACCGCTATCAGTGAGCGTGAAGCCGAACATCGGGAAATTCTCCCTCGGTTTAATGCCTTGAAGAATCAGGAAGACACAATCAAATCACAGTTGACGGATGCCGAGACATCCCGTCAACGTTTGTATGCGAAGCAGGGTCGAAACTCGCGATTCAAGAACAAATCTGAGCGTGACAAGTGGCTGAACATGGAAGTCCGCGAGAGCCATAATTCTATCAACACTGTCCAGGGTGTGATCTCTCAGACACAAGAAGATATCCAAGACCTAGAAGGGGAGATTGCCGCTTTGGAGCCGGAAACTGAACGCTTGCGCCAGCAAATCGATGGACGCGGCGACACAATGCACAATGTAGATCAACAAGTCCAAGATGCTAAGGATGAAAGAGACCGTCTCATGGATCAAAGAAA GGAActatggagagaagaagcaaaGCTTGACTCTGTGCTTTCGAATGCTTCTCAGGAGGTAGACCGTGCTGAGCGCAATCTTTCGCAAATGATGGATAACAACACCAGTCGCGGAACTGCTGCAGTGCGCCGAATCAAACACCAGCATAACCTCGAAGGGGTCTACGGGACTCTTGCTGAGCTTTTCGATGTCAATGATAGATATCGTACCGCCGTCGAAGTCACTGCCGGCCAGAGTTTATTCCACTACGTTGTTGACACAGATGAAACTGCTACAGCCGTTCTTGAGATTCTACAAAAGGAAAAGGCTGGTCGTGTGACGTTTATGCCTCTGAACAGACTTCGCCCGAGGCCGATGAACATGCCTCGTGCTAGTGACACAATACCTATGATCGACAAGTTGCAGTACGACCCGGCATATGACAGAGCCTTCCAACATGTGTTCGGCAAGACTATTATTTGTCCCAATTTGCAGGTTGCTTCACAGTACGCACGAAGTCATGGTGTCAATGCTATCACTCCAGAGGGTGATAGATCAGACAAGCGTGGTGCCTTGACCGGTGGATATCACGACTCCCGTCAGTCGCGACTGGATGCCGTCAAGAGTCTAGCAAAGTGGCGAGATGAGTATGAGACCAAAAGAAATCGTGGTACCGAAATCCGGAAGGAGTTAGAGAAACTCGACCAGATGATCACCAAGGCTGTTGGTGAATTGCAAAAGCTTGAGCAACAGAGACATCAGGTCCAGAATAGCAACGGACCTTTACGACATGAGTTGAGAGCCAAGCGCGATCTCCTTCAAAACAAGAACGATACTCTTGATGCTAAGCGACGTGCTCTTCGTAATGTCGAGTCTAACCTTGCGGCACTGAATGACCAAGTCAACGCATTCCAGACCGAACTATCTTCGCCTTTCCAAAAAGCTCTCACCAGCGAAGAGGAAGCTCGACTAGAGACTTTAAGCAGCACAGTGCAAGATCTGCGCCGTCAATACCAAGAGCTTTCGGGTCAGCGCAGCGAGCTCGAGGCACGCAAGTCGGTCCTGGAAGTTGAGCTTCGCGAGAACCTCAACCCTCGCCTTGACCAACTACTCAACAGGGACATTGACATCGCTGACGAGGAAGTTCAGGGTAATCTGAAAGAGACACAGCGTGAAGTAAAGCGCATTGGCCAAGCATTGGAGAAGCTCAATGCACGAATTCATAAGGTCGACACCTCTATTGAAGAGGGAAACGCTCGCGTGATGGATCTCCAACAGCGCAATGCTGAGACCCGACGGGAAATTGAGGACCTCGCTCGATCTATCGAGAAGCATCAGCGCCGTATGGAGAAGAGCATGCAAAAGAAGGCAGCACTCACTAAGCAGGGTGCCGAATGTGCGGCTAATATCCGGTCCCTCGGTGTTCTTCCGGATGAAGCTTTCACCAAGTACCAAAATACCGACTCCAACACCGTTGTCAAGAAGCTCCACAAGACCAACGAGGCTCTTAAGAAATACTCTCACGTCAACAAGAAGGCATTTGAACAGTATAACAGTTTTACAAAGCAGCGTGAGACTCTTACTGCACGTCGCTCTGAGCTGGATGCGTCCCAAAAATCCATTGATGACCTCATTTCCGTTCTTGATCAACGCAAGGATGAGGCCATTGAACGAACCTTCAAGCAGGTCTCACGCGAGTTCCACAACGTATTCGAAAAGCTTGTTCCCGCCGGGCGTGGTCGTCTTATCATCCAAAGGAAGACCGACCGTGCTACACGACTGGATGACGATGTTGACTCGGATGACGAGGAAGCTCGACAGAGTGTGGAAAACTACGTCGGTGTCGGCATCAGTGTGAGCTTCAATAGCAAGCACGATGACCAACAGCGTATCCAACAGCTGAGTGGTGGGCAAAAGA GTCTTTGCGCTCTCGCACTCGTTTTCGCCATCCAGGCTTGCGACCCCGCACCATTCTACCTATTCGATGAGATCGATGCCAACCTGGATGCTCAGTACCGGACAGCTGTTGCACAGATGCTCAAATCCATTTCGGATTCGACCAATGGTCAGTTCATTTGCACTACATTCCGGCCTGAAATGCTGCACGTGGCGGAGAAGTGCTATGGTGTGAGCTTCAGGCAAAAGGCCAGTACTATCGATGTTGTCTCACGCGAGGAGGCTCTGAAGTTTGTGGAGGAGCAGAAGACGTGA